A genomic stretch from Ureibacillus composti includes:
- a CDS encoding glucose 1-dehydrogenase: MTYFTDLHNKTVMVTGGSKGIGKDIALSFAKLGAHVLIIGRGAAALEDTLGELKEAGSGKHKAVVADVNDIPRIQEIVAETVRDYGTIDILVNNAGVNIPKPAIEVTEEEWDTILDTNLKSVFFFSQAVGKHLIEQGKKGKIINIASQMSFVGYIKRAAYCSSKGGVVQLTKALAVEWAEYGINVNAVAPTFVETEFTAGMFKDENFKKDVENRILLGKMPKPKDISGAVLYLASELADFVTGETIKVDGGWTAI, encoded by the coding sequence ATGACGTACTTTACGGACCTACATAATAAAACGGTTATGGTGACGGGGGGAAGTAAAGGAATTGGGAAAGATATTGCACTTTCCTTTGCAAAGCTTGGCGCCCATGTGTTGATCATTGGACGAGGTGCAGCCGCTTTAGAAGATACGCTTGGTGAGCTTAAAGAGGCTGGGAGTGGAAAACATAAAGCAGTTGTTGCGGATGTGAATGACATTCCCCGTATCCAGGAGATTGTAGCGGAAACAGTCCGGGATTATGGCACGATCGACATCTTGGTTAACAATGCTGGTGTCAACATTCCAAAGCCGGCCATTGAGGTCACCGAAGAGGAGTGGGACACGATTCTCGATACGAACTTAAAGTCTGTTTTCTTCTTTAGTCAGGCGGTAGGCAAGCATTTGATTGAACAAGGGAAAAAGGGGAAAATCATTAACATTGCTTCCCAAATGTCCTTTGTTGGTTATATTAAAAGAGCGGCGTATTGTTCGAGTAAAGGCGGCGTTGTTCAGTTAACAAAGGCGTTGGCTGTAGAGTGGGCGGAGTATGGAATTAACGTGAATGCCGTCGCTCCAACCTTTGTGGAGACGGAATTTACAGCAGGAATGTTTAAAGATGAAAACTTTAAAAAAGATGTAGAAAATCGAATTCTTCTAGGCAAGATGCCAAAACCAAAAGATATTTCAGGTGCGGTTCTCTATTTAGCATCCGAACTAGCTGATTTTGTCACGGGTGAGACCATTAAGGTAGATGGTGGATGGACCGCTATTTAG
- a CDS encoding iron-containing alcohol dehydrogenase family protein: protein MKTIHVHGAPSEYILQKGALDLLESKLIERNHKKVLVVRGVKSWEAAKAYWPTMEQIEYDEYIYGGECSFEEIGKVSKLVLSQEYEAMIGVGGGKVLDLVKATGNETHKPVILIPTLASNCAPWTPLSVLYDDAGSFIRYDIYPVSASLVLIEPEILVMAPVDLFVAGIGDTLAKWYEADIQLRAIDNKTVPMMIAHHTAEQCKVILVQSAVEAVRAVRNGEVNEEFIKVVETIIMYSGMVGGFGDHFGRVTGAHAIHNGLTMLEETHHALHGSKVAYGILVQLVLENRWNEIQRLVPFYQQLGLPLSLSELGIDGVTDEMVNQVAEKATIPEESIHLMSIGEITSTRVKDAILALEKYYRELKI from the coding sequence ATGAAAACAATACATGTACATGGGGCACCGAGTGAATATATTTTGCAAAAGGGTGCATTGGACTTACTAGAGTCTAAATTAATTGAAAGAAATCATAAAAAAGTGTTGGTTGTGCGCGGAGTGAAATCATGGGAAGCCGCAAAAGCATACTGGCCAACAATGGAACAAATTGAATACGATGAATACATATATGGCGGAGAATGTTCTTTCGAGGAAATCGGGAAAGTTTCAAAATTAGTGCTTTCTCAAGAATATGAAGCGATGATCGGTGTCGGCGGTGGGAAAGTTTTAGATTTAGTCAAGGCAACAGGTAATGAAACACACAAACCAGTTATCTTAATCCCAACTTTGGCTTCCAATTGTGCACCATGGACACCATTAAGCGTGCTATATGATGATGCTGGCTCGTTTATCCGATACGATATTTATCCAGTTTCAGCAAGTCTAGTATTAATCGAACCAGAAATATTAGTGATGGCTCCAGTTGACCTGTTCGTCGCAGGCATTGGGGATACGTTAGCAAAATGGTATGAAGCAGATATCCAACTAAGAGCCATTGACAACAAAACGGTCCCAATGATGATCGCTCATCATACAGCTGAGCAATGTAAAGTGATCTTAGTACAATCAGCGGTGGAAGCCGTTCGTGCCGTTCGTAATGGCGAAGTGAACGAAGAATTCATCAAAGTGGTGGAAACAATCATTATGTATAGTGGAATGGTAGGGGGATTTGGAGACCATTTCGGTAGGGTGACAGGCGCCCATGCGATTCATAACGGCTTAACAATGCTAGAAGAAACACATCACGCATTACACGGTTCAAAAGTGGCTTATGGTATTTTAGTGCAATTAGTCTTAGAAAATCGCTGGAATGAGATTCAAAGACTTGTGCCTTTCTATCAGCAACTCGGTTTACCCTTATCCCTTAGCGAGTTAGGAATTGATGGGGTCACAGATGAGATGGTGAATCAAGTAGCTGAAAAAGCAACCATTCCAGAAGAGTCGATTCATTTAATGTCTATCGGCGAAATCACGTCAACACGAGTGAAGGACGCGATTCTCGCATTGGAGAAATATTATAGAGAATTGAAAATCTAA
- a CDS encoding NAD(P)/FAD-dependent oxidoreductase, with protein MQQQDIFDVTVIGGGPAGLYSAFYSGLREMKTKIIEFQPQLGGKIHIYPEKMIWDVGGQTPIPGAKLIDQLVEQGLTFNPTVVLNEKVESLSRNEEGIFILHGASGQKHYSKTVIIAIGSGILKPQKLEIEGAERFEVTNLNYTVKSLMHFKDKTVLISGGGNSAIDWANELEPVAKKVYVSYRKDSLKGHEAQATQLLNSSADCLLNTTITKLIASSNHEVIERVELTNHETGKLMELEIDEVIINHGFEQDSVLLKNSELNIELTDDYYITGSANSESSVEGVYAAGDILMYDGKVHLISGAFQDAANAVNKAKQYIQPDANKFAMVSSHNEVFKQRNKEIVKQMVK; from the coding sequence ATGCAACAACAGGATATATTTGATGTAACGGTCATTGGTGGCGGCCCAGCTGGACTTTATTCGGCTTTTTATAGTGGGTTAAGAGAGATGAAGACAAAAATAATTGAGTTTCAGCCCCAATTAGGTGGGAAAATTCATATTTATCCTGAGAAGATGATTTGGGATGTTGGCGGTCAAACACCGATCCCTGGAGCAAAGTTAATTGATCAGCTCGTGGAACAGGGGCTTACATTTAACCCGACAGTCGTGTTAAATGAAAAAGTCGAATCTTTATCGCGCAATGAAGAGGGAATCTTTATTCTTCATGGTGCATCCGGTCAAAAACATTATTCTAAAACAGTAATTATTGCAATTGGTAGTGGAATATTGAAACCTCAAAAGCTAGAAATCGAAGGTGCTGAAAGATTCGAGGTAACGAATTTAAATTATACAGTGAAATCGTTAATGCACTTTAAAGATAAAACCGTACTTATTTCGGGTGGAGGAAATTCAGCTATTGATTGGGCGAATGAGCTAGAACCCGTTGCGAAAAAAGTATATGTTTCATATCGTAAAGATTCCTTAAAAGGTCATGAAGCACAAGCAACTCAATTATTGAATAGTTCGGCTGACTGTTTATTAAATACAACGATCACTAAACTCATTGCTAGTAGTAATCATGAGGTGATTGAACGTGTGGAATTAACAAACCATGAAACAGGCAAGTTAATGGAGCTTGAAATTGATGAAGTCATCATTAATCATGGTTTTGAACAAGATTCGGTATTACTAAAAAATAGTGAATTAAATATTGAGTTAACCGATGATTACTATATTACTGGGAGTGCAAACAGTGAATCATCTGTTGAAGGTGTATATGCTGCAGGCGACATCTTAATGTACGATGGGAAAGTCCATTTAATCTCTGGGGCATTTCAAGATGCAGCAAATGCAGTAAATAAAGCCAAACAATATATTCAGCCAGATGCTAATAAATTTGCTATGGTGTCATCTCATAATGAAGTATTTAAACAGCGAAATAAAGAAATCGTTAAACAAATGGTGAAATAA
- the hisD gene encoding histidinol dehydrogenase: MVKIIKAGKSKEEVSKNDLQVSKIVADAIQDIEARGDAAVREYSEKFDKWSHESFRLTQEQINEIVASVPAEVIEDIKFAQKNIREFAEAQLASINDIEVENIPGVILGHKNIPVSSVGCYVPGGRYPMVASAHMSVLTAKVAGVKRVIACTPPINGQVPKATIAAMSLAGADEIYLLGGIQAMAAMAIGTETIQPVDMIVGPGNAFVAETKRQLFGRVGIDLFAGPTETLVVADETADAEMIATDILGQGEHGPTSPGALITTSESLAYETIEEIERQLKVLPTADIARVSWADYGQILVVDSLEEAVVEANRLAFEHVEILTENPDYFLENLTNYGCLFLGPETNVAYGDKVIGTNHTLPTKGAARYTGGLWVGKFIKTVTYQKVTKEASSYIGEYAARLCQLENFAGHAEQALLRVRRYGQKSSVKG; encoded by the coding sequence ATGGTGAAAATCATTAAGGCGGGGAAATCAAAAGAGGAAGTTTCAAAAAATGACCTTCAAGTTTCAAAAATTGTTGCAGATGCAATTCAAGACATTGAAGCGCGCGGGGATGCAGCAGTTCGTGAATACTCGGAGAAATTTGATAAATGGTCTCATGAATCGTTCCGTTTAACTCAAGAGCAGATCAACGAGATTGTGGCATCAGTGCCTGCGGAGGTTATTGAAGATATTAAATTTGCACAAAAAAATATTCGTGAATTTGCCGAAGCACAACTAGCTTCCATAAATGATATAGAAGTAGAAAACATTCCTGGCGTTATACTAGGTCATAAAAATATTCCTGTAAGTAGTGTTGGTTGTTATGTTCCAGGAGGACGTTATCCAATGGTTGCCTCTGCGCATATGAGTGTGTTGACGGCAAAAGTTGCAGGTGTAAAACGTGTGATCGCTTGTACGCCGCCAATTAACGGACAAGTACCAAAGGCAACAATAGCGGCGATGTCTCTAGCAGGTGCGGATGAAATTTATTTACTTGGTGGTATTCAAGCAATGGCAGCGATGGCGATTGGAACGGAAACGATCCAGCCAGTGGATATGATTGTTGGACCTGGGAATGCCTTCGTAGCTGAAACAAAACGTCAATTATTTGGTCGTGTCGGAATCGACTTATTCGCCGGTCCAACTGAAACATTAGTCGTAGCTGATGAAACAGCGGATGCAGAAATGATTGCAACTGATATTCTTGGACAAGGGGAGCATGGGCCAACTTCACCAGGGGCGTTAATTACAACATCTGAAAGTCTTGCCTATGAAACAATTGAAGAGATTGAAAGACAGCTAAAAGTACTGCCAACAGCTGATATTGCTCGTGTTTCTTGGGCAGATTATGGTCAGATTTTAGTTGTAGACAGTCTTGAAGAAGCTGTGGTGGAAGCGAATAGGTTAGCGTTTGAGCACGTGGAGATTTTAACAGAAAACCCTGATTACTTCTTAGAAAATCTGACGAACTATGGCTGTTTATTTTTAGGACCTGAAACGAACGTTGCCTATGGCGATAAAGTCATTGGAACGAACCATACGTTGCCGACAAAAGGTGCAGCTCGTTATACTGGCGGTCTTTGGGTAGGGAAGTTTATTAAAACAGTAACCTATCAAAAAGTGACGAAGGAAGCATCCTCGTATATAGGGGAATATGCAGCCCGTCTATGCCAGTTGGAGAACTTTGCGGGTCATGCAGAACAGGCCTTACTACGTGTACGTCGCTACGGTCAAAAAAGTAGTGTAAAGGGGTGA
- the sfsA gene encoding DNA/RNA nuclease SfsA, producing the protein MKYEKIVHGQFDLRINRFIAEVTIDGEKERVHVKNTGRLKELFLPGADVLLEETNNPNRKTKYSLTAVMKQGGWVNIDSQAPNKVAFEAIQDGKIPEIGEITALKREVTYGASRFDLYFEQGNQKGFIEVKGVTLEKEGIAMFPDAPTTRGTKHVLELAKAVKEGYKCAILLVVQLKGCLEFVPNRETDPAFADALMQAAEAGVQILAYDTVVTEDGLVFDQAIPVNLA; encoded by the coding sequence GTGAAGTACGAAAAAATTGTACATGGCCAATTTGATCTGCGAATTAACCGCTTTATCGCTGAAGTGACGATTGACGGGGAAAAGGAACGCGTTCATGTTAAAAATACAGGTCGGTTAAAGGAACTCTTTCTACCAGGCGCGGACGTTCTTTTGGAAGAGACGAACAATCCGAACAGAAAGACAAAATATTCCCTGACAGCTGTGATGAAACAAGGAGGTTGGGTAAATATTGATTCGCAAGCTCCGAATAAAGTGGCTTTTGAGGCGATTCAGGATGGGAAGATTCCGGAAATTGGTGAAATTACCGCGTTAAAAAGGGAAGTGACGTATGGGGCGTCCCGCTTCGATCTTTATTTTGAACAAGGCAATCAAAAAGGGTTTATCGAAGTGAAAGGTGTTACTCTAGAAAAAGAGGGGATCGCGATGTTCCCGGACGCGCCAACAACTAGGGGCACGAAACACGTCTTAGAGCTCGCAAAAGCAGTCAAAGAAGGTTACAAATGTGCGATTCTTTTAGTTGTGCAATTAAAGGGTTGCCTGGAATTTGTCCCGAACAGAGAAACAGATCCAGCCTTTGCCGATGCGCTAATGCAAGCCGCAGAAGCAGGTGTGCAAATTTTAGCATATGATACCGTTGTTACAGAGGATGGACTAGTGTTTGATCAAGCAATTCCTGTAAATTTGGCTTAA
- a CDS encoding radical SAM/SPASM domain-containing protein: MTTKKFKKFYLEITSVCNLACSFCPPTERQKQFISIEDFTKRLDQIKPHTDYIYLHVKGEPLLHPKIGQLLDVCHEKGFKVNITTNGTLINKKRDKLLNKPALRQMNFSLHSFDGHIGSKDKEGYVKSILSFIKEATSQSEMLVSLRLWNLTQDNKTNLERQRNRELLEIIEKEFDLDYKIEEKVEPGSGIKIAERIYINQDYEFQWPALHEEEDDGKGFCHGLRNQAGILANGTVIPCCLDGEGVINLGNINENSFSEIIEMDRAKNLVDGFSRREAVEELCRKCGYRKRFGK, encoded by the coding sequence ATGACGACGAAAAAATTTAAGAAGTTTTACTTGGAGATTACAAGTGTATGTAATCTTGCATGTAGTTTTTGCCCGCCAACAGAAAGGCAGAAGCAATTTATCTCTATAGAGGATTTTACTAAAAGATTAGACCAAATTAAACCGCACACAGACTACATCTACTTACATGTAAAAGGTGAGCCGCTGCTGCATCCGAAAATCGGTCAATTGTTAGATGTATGTCATGAAAAAGGGTTTAAGGTTAATATCACAACGAATGGAACGTTGATTAATAAAAAAAGAGATAAATTATTAAATAAACCTGCCCTAAGACAAATGAATTTCTCCTTACATAGTTTTGATGGTCATATTGGTTCTAAAGATAAGGAAGGGTATGTGAAAAGTATTCTTTCTTTTATTAAAGAAGCAACGAGTCAATCTGAGATGCTTGTTTCCTTAAGATTGTGGAACCTTACACAGGACAATAAGACGAATTTGGAACGACAACGAAACCGAGAATTGCTAGAAATTATTGAGAAGGAATTTGATTTAGACTATAAAATTGAAGAGAAGGTCGAACCAGGTAGCGGCATTAAAATTGCAGAACGTATCTATATCAACCAAGATTACGAGTTTCAGTGGCCTGCGTTACACGAGGAGGAAGATGATGGCAAAGGCTTCTGCCATGGTCTTCGAAATCAAGCAGGTATATTGGCAAACGGTACTGTCATTCCTTGTTGTTTAGATGGCGAGGGAGTAATTAATCTTGGGAATATTAATGAGAATTCATTTTCAGAGATTATCGAGATGGATCGAGCAAAAAACCTTGTAGATGGTTTTTCACGAAGAGAAGCAGTAGAGGAACTATGTAGAAAATGCGGATATCGCAAAAGGTTTGGGAAATAG
- a CDS encoding 3-hydroxyacyl-CoA dehydrogenase NAD-binding domain-containing protein: protein MEKLSIIGCGTMGHSIALSAAWAGLDVKVVGVNEDDLNRASRGIQNKLSVLVENELIDQSEAEKIDARITLLTSLKEAVEDATFIIEAIPEELELKRSFYKELEQLVGQDVVIASNTSGFTPTSLAENTRYPERFIVTHYWNPGHLIPLVEVVKGEKTNQETIDRTMEFMRRMHKHPIFINKEIPGFIGNRLQYALFREAQALLDEGVASKEDIDAAVVYSIGRRLPVTGPLMTADMGGLDVFSAISNYLFEDLSTDERSGTILTSLVEDGKLGDKSGEGFYQWDEETSKKINAEREKTLIHFLKLDRERND from the coding sequence GTGGAGAAGTTATCAATTATTGGATGCGGCACGATGGGTCATTCCATTGCGTTATCAGCTGCATGGGCTGGCTTGGACGTAAAGGTTGTTGGGGTCAATGAAGATGACCTCAACAGGGCAAGTAGGGGAATCCAAAATAAACTAAGTGTATTAGTGGAAAATGAATTAATTGATCAAAGTGAAGCTGAGAAGATTGATGCGCGGATTACGCTCTTAACGTCATTGAAAGAAGCGGTGGAAGATGCGACATTTATCATCGAGGCCATTCCCGAAGAGCTCGAATTGAAACGTTCATTTTATAAAGAGCTGGAGCAGCTTGTCGGTCAAGATGTCGTAATTGCCAGCAACACCTCTGGATTCACGCCAACGAGCTTAGCAGAAAATACACGTTATCCTGAGCGTTTTATTGTGACTCATTACTGGAATCCAGGTCATTTGATTCCGCTGGTGGAAGTAGTAAAAGGAGAAAAAACAAATCAAGAAACCATTGACCGGACGATGGAATTTATGAGAAGAATGCACAAACATCCAATCTTCATCAATAAAGAGATTCCAGGGTTCATCGGAAATCGCCTACAATATGCTTTGTTCCGCGAAGCACAAGCCTTATTGGATGAAGGAGTGGCATCAAAGGAAGATATTGATGCAGCAGTAGTTTACAGTATAGGACGTCGATTGCCTGTTACTGGACCATTAATGACGGCAGATATGGGAGGGCTTGATGTCTTTTCTGCCATTTCTAACTATCTTTTTGAAGACTTAAGTACTGATGAAAGGTCGGGCACCATTTTAACGAGTTTAGTAGAGGATGGCAAGCTCGGGGATAAGAGTGGAGAGGGCTTTTATCAGTGGGATGAAGAGACATCTAAAAAGATCAATGCTGAGCGTGAGAAAACATTGATTCATTTCCTAAAACTTGACCGTGAAAGGAATGACTAA
- the brnQ gene encoding branched-chain amino acid transport system II carrier protein — MQQKISFSTYAIIGTMLFGMFFGAGNLIFPIQMGQLAGTNFWPALIGFLITAIGLPFLGILAFGLSGSNGLRDLASRVHPLFGIVFAVALYLTIGPFFAIPRTATVPFVVGFEPYINPAHSSLYLGLFSFVFFAIVYYFSLNPAKIIDYIGKYLTPAFLVFLFILIIIAIVKPMGQFGNPTGDYSGLAFITGFKEGYNTMDALASLAFGIVVISAIKGQGITDRKEIAKATWKAGIFAMVLMMLIYGLITYMGASSVSSIGTYDNGGLIFAAVAQHYFGPFGAILLAIIIVLACLKTSIGLITSCSEFFNQVYPKISYKWFVLILCLLSFTIANFGLNNIIQYAIPVLMLLYPLAIVLILLALCSPLFGHKQSVYAAAMIFTFCVSFFDGYSTLVSSLPGATIAVFESVKSFYTNYLPLYDIGLGWMLPAVVGVIIGLIWPKSAKTVQ, encoded by the coding sequence ATGCAACAAAAAATATCATTTTCTACCTATGCCATCATTGGTACGATGCTGTTTGGCATGTTCTTTGGTGCAGGTAATTTAATCTTTCCTATCCAAATGGGGCAACTTGCTGGAACGAATTTTTGGCCGGCTTTAATCGGATTCTTAATTACAGCAATTGGACTACCATTTTTGGGGATTTTAGCATTCGGTTTATCGGGTAGTAATGGATTACGTGACTTAGCAAGTCGGGTTCATCCACTATTTGGAATCGTCTTCGCCGTAGCATTATATTTAACGATTGGACCGTTTTTTGCCATCCCAAGAACTGCAACCGTTCCATTCGTAGTTGGTTTTGAACCGTATATCAATCCAGCACACAGTTCTTTATATCTTGGACTATTTAGCTTTGTGTTCTTTGCGATCGTTTATTACTTCTCTTTGAATCCAGCAAAAATCATCGACTATATCGGAAAATATCTAACTCCTGCGTTTTTAGTATTTCTATTCATCTTAATTATCATTGCGATTGTTAAACCAATGGGTCAGTTTGGAAATCCAACTGGTGACTATAGTGGTTTAGCCTTTATTACAGGCTTTAAAGAAGGATATAACACGATGGATGCCCTTGCTTCACTGGCATTCGGTATTGTGGTCATTTCAGCAATTAAGGGACAAGGCATCACAGATCGTAAGGAGATTGCGAAAGCTACTTGGAAAGCAGGTATTTTCGCGATGGTTCTCATGATGCTAATTTACGGGCTTATTACGTATATGGGGGCATCAAGCGTATCGTCAATTGGTACATATGATAATGGCGGCTTAATCTTTGCAGCAGTAGCTCAGCATTATTTCGGACCATTCGGCGCTATCTTATTAGCCATTATTATCGTCCTTGCTTGTTTAAAAACGAGTATCGGACTTATCACGTCTTGTAGTGAGTTCTTTAATCAGGTTTATCCGAAAATAAGTTATAAATGGTTCGTTCTGATTTTATGTCTTCTATCATTTACGATTGCTAACTTCGGTCTAAACAATATCATTCAATATGCGATTCCAGTATTAATGTTATTGTATCCGTTAGCGATTGTGCTGATTTTATTAGCCCTTTGTTCACCTTTGTTTGGTCATAAGCAAAGTGTTTACGCAGCGGCGATGATCTTTACGTTTTGTGTAAGCTTCTTCGACGGCTATAGCACGCTAGTAAGCAGTCTACCTGGAGCAACGATTGCTGTGTTTGAATCCGTTAAATCGTTCTACACAAATTACTTACCACTTTACGATATTGGGCTTGGTTGGATGTTACCAGCTGTCGTTGGTGTGATTATTGGGTTAATTTGGCCAAAGAGCGCTAAAACTGTTCAATAA